Proteins from one Setaria italica strain Yugu1 chromosome V, Setaria_italica_v2.0, whole genome shotgun sequence genomic window:
- the LOC101767347 gene encoding uncharacterized protein LOC101767347, producing the protein MQAEEVKSRFGRCPYCRAMIYQDLTAIIFYCSKCRTPIRGKNPRPTDETEYALAQLEILSADTASVFSDDVEPSNPRSAWAVDDDDDGRPSLASRSTTGRSSVPTRQDTGAASSSSAYRGFGSVRDGARSGPLSSSMNRDDRTEAARRGSPLHGRVTELRPSSRRTRRSSSGDVDVRSDGGSGTDSESDVPAMPYRRRASPLSSQELEVASVLSGLEPTVNLEKSPLSDPAFQKDLLHALDNLRKLIAAVDHPRSIEGHWQGMMPRLSASCHDGGGGKRTITRRSSRLMRRLESQLTRALPGERPRRDASASSSSSASSVSSSRRGGPRARAHHCRPLLGGTPFVVCDECKEILQLPAALPVGRASRLKCGGCGEAFELTLPASGSTDHPKKIFSAPQPAVGGGEDTEYARAWSNLSGEQPGQVGPLHRVLGYSSVSSVLRSQRYGEHS; encoded by the exons atGCAGGCCGAGGAGGTGAAGTCTCGGTTCGGGCGGTGCCCGTACTGCCGCGCCATGATCTACCAGGACCTCACCGCCATCATCTTCTACTGCAGCAAGTGCCGCACGCCAATCCGAG GCAAGAACCCGCGGCCGACCGATGAGACCGAGTACGCGCTCGCGCAGCTCGAGATCCTCTCCGCCGACACCGCGTCGGTCTTCTCCGACGACGTCGAGCCGTCGAATCCGAGGTCGGCCTGggccgtcgacgacgacgacgacgggcggcCGTCGCTGGCGAGCAGGTCAACTACCGGTAGAAGCTCCGTGCCGACAAGGCAGGACACGGGagccgcgtcgtcgtcctctgcCTACAGAGGGTTTGGGTCGGTCAGAGATGGTGCGAGAAGCGGCCCTCTCAGCTCCAGCATGAACCGGGACGACCGAACGGAGGCTGCGCGACGCGGATCGCCGCTGCACGGCCGCGTAACCGAGCTCCGGCCGTCGTCGCGGAGAACCAGGCGGTCGAGCAGCGGCGATGTGGACGTGCGCAGCGACGGAGGATCCGGCACCGACTCGGAGTCCGACGTGCCGGCGATGCCTTACCGGCGACGGGCATCGCCGCTAAGCTCCCAAGAACTCGAGGTGGCGTCGGTCCTGTCTGGACTCGAGCCGACGGTCAATCTTGAAAAATCACCGCTGAGCGACCCGGCGTTCCAGAAGGACCTCCTCCATGCGCTCGACAACCTCCGGAAGCtcatcgccgccgtcgaccaCCCGCGCAGCATCGAGGGGCATTGGCAAGGCATGATGCCTCGGCTGAGCGCGTCCtgccacgacggcggcggcggcaagcgcaCGATAACGAGGCGCAGCTCCCGTCTCATGCGCCGCCTGGAGTCGCAGCTCACGCGGGCGCTGCCCGGCGAGCGCCCGCGCCGGGAcgccagcgcctcctcctcgtcgtcggcgtcgtcggtTTCGAGCAGTCGGCGCGGCGGGCCCAGGGCTCGGGCGCACCACTGCCGACCGCTGCTGGGCGGCACGCCGTTCGTGGTCTGCGACGAGTGCAAGGAGATACTGCAGCTGCCGGCCGCCCTGCCCGTCGGCAGAGCCTCCAGGCTGAAGTGCGGTGGCTGCGGCGAAGCGTTCGAGCTGACGCTGCCGGCGAGCGGCTCGACGGACCACCCGAAGAAGATCTTCTCCGCGCCGCAGCctgccgtcggcggcggggaggacaCCGAGTACGCGCGCGCGTGGAGCAACCTGAGTGGCGAGCAGCCAGGGCAGGTGGGGCCGCTTCACCGCGTGCTCGGGTACAGCTCCGTCAGCTCGGTTCTACGGAGCCAGCGGTACGGCGAGCACAGCTGA